The Ferroacidibacillus organovorans region CCCTGTTTCTTTTGAATGACGACGTAAAGCGCCCCTTCAGGATCGAGCCTACTGCGTGCCATCTCATACAGCGTAAACACAACGCTCTTGCCCGCGCGAATCGGCGGATTCAACAATATGACGTCGTACGCCTGCTCATCGCTTCGCAAAACCTCAACAGCGTCGCCGCACAAAATTCGCGCACGATCGCGCACGTGATTAATCTGTGCATTTTGATCGGCCAGCGCCACTGCGCGTGCATTCACATCAAGCATCGTAACAAGCGCCGTCTCCGAGGTTTTAAGCACGCTCACACCAACCGCGCCATAGCCACAACCAAGATCAAGGACACGCGCATGCGGCGGTATGTGCGCAGACTCCACCAAGAGACGCGTTCCGTCATCCACGCGCTCCCGACTGAACACACCGTGGTCCGTTTGAAACGTCAAAAACACATCTTTGATACACACCGTCCAACGCACCGGAGAAGAAGAGGACTGAGGATTTTCCGTGTAGTAGTGGTCACTCATGATCGCTCACCTGACAGACAAAAGGAGCGCCGCAAAGCAGCAACTCCTTTTGGTCATCATCCATTCTATCGATTCACTTACTTGATCTCGACCGTGCCGCCAGCTTCGTCGATCTTCGCTTTGATACCCTCTGCATCTTCCTTGCTCACTTTCTCCTTGAGCGGTTTTGGCAGGTTGTCTACGAGATCCTTCGCTTCTTTCAAACCAAGACCCGTGACTTCGCGGACCGCTTTGATGACATTGATTTTGGAGGCGCCAGCGCCCGTCAAAACAACGTCAAATTCTGTTTGTTCCGCTTCCGCCTCAACCGCGGCGCCACCGCCGCCACCCATCGCGACAGGCGCTGCAGCCGTCACGCCAAACTCTGTTTCAATCGCTTTCACCAATTCATTCAACTCAAGTACAGTCATCGACTTGATCGCTTCGAGAATTTGCTCACTCGACATCTCAATTCCTCCTTGGAATCACACTATAAATTGACAGTGATATACACTGTGCGTACGTCACCTTCATGAATCGGCAATTTAAACGCCAGCCGCCTCTTTTTGATCGGCGACTTGCTTTGTCGCATAAGCGAAGTTCCGCATCGGCGCCTGAAGCACACTGAGCAACATCGACAGCAAACCTTCGCGCGATGGCAATGTCGCCAACTCTTTGACGCCGTCAACATCAATGACGCGCCCTTCCACCAGCCCGCCTTTGATCTCAAGCGCTTTGTGCTTCCCAGCAAAATCATTGAGGATCTTGGCAGGACTGACAACGTCCTCACCAAACGCAACCGCCGTTGGCCCTTTCAAAAAAGGATCCAATCCCTGCACTTGTGCAATCTCCGTCGCGCGTCGCGTCAACGTGTTTTTAAGTACGCGAAAGTCGATCCCAGCTTCGCGAAGATTCTTGCGAAGTTCCGTCACTTCAGCAACCGTGAGACCGCGATAGTCTGTAACGATCACACTCTTGGCTGCTTGAAACTTCTCGACAACCTCAGCGACGACCTGCGCCTTCTCTTCATGCACGCTCATATCTGACACCTCCACTCTACATTGGTTGCTGTAAACCAAAAGACCCCCGCTTTGCGACGGAGGTCTTTTCTCGAACCCAAACGCTGTCAAAGTCAAACGTTCCTTTGAAGTGTCAGAGTGTCGACGACCTCGGCAGGTTACATTAAGCCTTGCGGCACCTGCTGTCTACAGCGCGACATACAGTTTAACTATAACAGAATGCGGGGCATAACACAATCGGCATACCCCGCATCTCCCGTCAGACAGCTCACTCAGCCGCAGACGACGCCGACAGGCGCTGAAGGTTCACTTGAACGCCTGGCGCCATCGTGCTGCTCACGCTGACGTTGCGGAAATACTGACCTTTCGCCGCCGCTGGCTTCGCCTTTTGAAGCGCGTCGACAATCGCGCGGAAATTCCCGAGCAATTGCTCTGTCGAAAAGCTGACTTTGCCGAGAACCGCGTGGACATTGCCGCCTTTATCAAGGCGATATTCCACTTTACCGGCTTTGACTTCTTCAACTGCACGTTTTACATCAAATGTTACCGTGCCCGTTTTCGGGTTTGGCATCAAACCGCGCGGACCGAGGACGCGACCCAAACGACCAACAGAGGCCATCATGTCAGGCGTCGCAATTGCCGCGTCAAACTCCAGCCAGCCACCCGCGATGCGTGCGATGAGATCGTCATCGCCAACAACGTCAGCCCCTGCCGCCTCCGCCTCGCGCGCCTTGTCGCCTTTTGCAAACACGACCAGGCGAACCGAACGCCCCGTGCCGTGCGGCAGAACGACTGCACCGCGAATTTGTTGATCATTCTTCCGCTGGTCAAGACCCATCCGGAATGCAACTTCGACCGTTGCATCAAACTTTACGACAGACGTCTTTTTCACAAGCTCCATCGCTTCTAGCGGATCGTACGCCTTTTCCGGGTCGATCAACTTCACGACATCCTGATACTTTTTCCCCGCCATTTGATCACTCTCCTTCACATGTGGTAAGCGGTATGCAAATACCTCCCACGAACATCAGGGAAGGTCTTACTCCCCGACTGTCACGCCCATCGAACGCGCCGTGCCTTCGACCATCCGCATCGCAGCTTCGACTGAAGCCGCATTTAGATCAACCATCTTCAACTCCGCAATCTCGCGAACTTTCGCACGGCTGATCGTGCCAACCTTTTTCTTGTTCGGCTCGCCAGAACCAGACTCAATGCCAATCGCCTTTTTGATCAAAATCGCCGCTGGCGGCGTCTTTAGCTCAAACGTAAACGAGCGATCTTCGTACACCGTGATAACAACTGGAATCACGGTTCCCGCCTGATCTGCCGTGCGTGCATTAAACTCTTTGCAAAACATCATAATGTTGACACCGGCTTGGCCAAGAGCTGGACCAATCGGTGGCGCTGGCGTGGCCTTGCCCCCAATAACCTGGAGCTTCACGATCTTCATAACGCGTTTTGCCACTGCGCACACCTCCTCTTTTCGCTCAGAATGTGGTCATGACGGACGCTTTGCACCACGCGACCTCCCACAGGTACGTATAGCACACATCACAACCAAATGATTATAGTTTTTCGATCTGATCAAAATCAAGTTCTACTGGTGTATCACGACCGAACATCGTGACGACCACCTGTACTTTTTCAAGCGTCATGTCGATCTGATCGATCGTTCCGACGAAGTTTGCAAACGGTCCCGCGACAATTCGCACAGCCTCTTTTTGTTCGAAATCAAAACGCGTCTTCACATCATCCACGCCCATTTGGCGCATGATCGAGCGCACCTCGTTGGACAATAGAGGAATCGGTTTGGCCCCCGACGTATTGGCGCCAACAAACCCCGTCACCCCCGGCGTATTGCGCACCACATACCAGGAGTCATCCGTCATGATCATCTCGACGAGAACATAACCGGGATAAACCTTGTGTTGAACCGTTTTTCGCTTGCCGTTTTTGACCTCGATCTCCTCGTTCACTGGGACGAGAACGCGAAAAATCTTGTCCGACATGTCCATCGACTCAACGCGGCGCTCAAGGTTTGCTTTCACTTTGTTTTCATAACCGGAGTACGTGTGCACCACGTACCAATTGACTTCTGTCTGATTGTCCATTCCCGAGGGCGGACGCCCGCACCTCCCCTGCGTAGATGACTAAGAACCGATCCCGATCAACTGAAAGAGTTTCGTAACCAGAAGATCGAAAGCATACGTTAAAACAAAAAGAATGACGCAAACGACAACAACGGTCGTCGTATATCGCACCATTTCCTTGCGATTGGGCCAGCGCACCTTTTTTAGTTCCGCGTAGACTCCCTGAAAATAAGAGAAGGGCCGCGGCAAGGAGCGAGCTTCTTCAGACGGCGTTGAACTCACGAACGCTTCGCCTCCATCCATCTCTGAAAGCAATCGACGATCAACGCGTCTCGCGGTGCACCGTGTGACCGTTGCAGAA contains the following coding sequences:
- the rplK gene encoding 50S ribosomal protein L11; this translates as MAKRVMKIVKLQVIGGKATPAPPIGPALGQAGVNIMMFCKEFNARTADQAGTVIPVVITVYEDRSFTFELKTPPAAILIKKAIGIESGSGEPNKKKVGTISRAKVREIAELKMVDLNAASVEAAMRMVEGTARSMGVTVGE
- the secE gene encoding preprotein translocase subunit SecE, translated to MSSTPSEEARSLPRPFSYFQGVYAELKKVRWPNRKEMVRYTTTVVVVCVILFVLTYAFDLLVTKLFQLIGIGS
- the rplA gene encoding 50S ribosomal protein L1; this translates as MAGKKYQDVVKLIDPEKAYDPLEAMELVKKTSVVKFDATVEVAFRMGLDQRKNDQQIRGAVVLPHGTGRSVRLVVFAKGDKAREAEAAGADVVGDDDLIARIAGGWLEFDAAIATPDMMASVGRLGRVLGPRGLMPNPKTGTVTFDVKRAVEEVKAGKVEYRLDKGGNVHAVLGKVSFSTEQLLGNFRAIVDALQKAKPAAAKGQYFRNVSVSSTMAPGVQVNLQRLSASSAAE
- the rplJ gene encoding 50S ribosomal protein L10, whose protein sequence is MSVHEEKAQVVAEVVEKFQAAKSVIVTDYRGLTVAEVTELRKNLREAGIDFRVLKNTLTRRATEIAQVQGLDPFLKGPTAVAFGEDVVSPAKILNDFAGKHKALEIKGGLVEGRVIDVDGVKELATLPSREGLLSMLLSVLQAPMRNFAYATKQVADQKEAAGV
- the rplL gene encoding 50S ribosomal protein L7/L12; this encodes MSSEQILEAIKSMTVLELNELVKAIETEFGVTAAAPVAMGGGGGAAVEAEAEQTEFDVVLTGAGASKINVIKAVREVTGLGLKEAKDLVDNLPKPLKEKVSKEDAEGIKAKIDEAGGTVEIK
- a CDS encoding class I SAM-dependent methyltransferase; the encoded protein is MSDHYYTENPQSSSSPVRWTVCIKDVFLTFQTDHGVFSRERVDDGTRLLVESAHIPPHARVLDLGCGYGAVGVSVLKTSETALVTMLDVNARAVALADQNAQINHVRDRARILCGDAVEVLRSDEQAYDVILLNPPIRAGKSVVFTLYEMARSRLDPEGALYVVIQKKQGAPSTEDKLKTLFHRVEHVARHGGYRVCFC
- the nusG gene encoding transcription termination/antitermination protein NusG yields the protein MDNQTEVNWYVVHTYSGYENKVKANLERRVESMDMSDKIFRVLVPVNEEIEVKNGKRKTVQHKVYPGYVLVEMIMTDDSWYVVRNTPGVTGFVGANTSGAKPIPLLSNEVRSIMRQMGVDDVKTRFDFEQKEAVRIVAGPFANFVGTIDQIDMTLEKVQVVVTMFGRDTPVELDFDQIEKL